A portion of the Panthera tigris isolate Pti1 chromosome E1, P.tigris_Pti1_mat1.1, whole genome shotgun sequence genome contains these proteins:
- the MEIOC gene encoding meiosis-specific coiled-coil domain-containing protein MEIOC isoform X3, with amino-acid sequence MEVRGGVTCPPSSPPGLREGLEPKVAFRGSANRCWNLGADPSSRLTDVFNSVMLTGSTSFYDCYKSQSEDSVDLRQTYTPLSSSAEYSSSIDSSLFYAPWSTYGDDTKQPSNSQINVKNRIQTERNDYGSETDLYGLVSNILEEQDKSQPYFAEGTCSSNLKSVWPVNTSRFADHHDLLTETKRPIDTAISQQAFYSGESVSAVEKQYLHNSNLTPQQKIDELYHGFTGLDLEEQWMYPSRSDHSNCYNIQTNDTAKTTFQDFPFIKNCFTSQTGLSDIMKESGIDTYSYGREKICAKGLEAPLQQKRAEMFLSQFNRYSENTDYCRYPEYVHPNKVKLNKCSNFNVQDSKKLANGTPEIPTVEADTYTKLFQVKPANQKKMEETIADQQNFTFPKTTPRLTEKQLANEAAFTADFGLKSEYGLKPHAGCPANNDFANVTEKQQFTKPDPSNSEYFKSVNLLSNSATPSGGISLNRPTWMNVQTKNNTPIPYRNQGNLMKLNSHLSVASKGSNHSSDFPQLSSTNLTPNSSLFQKYCQENPSAFSSFDFSYNGAERIQSVNHMEGLTKTGEENLFESVTDKKIKQPNGFCDNYATQQYGIIENVNKHNFQAKSQSGHYDAEEGPKHLDGLSQHTYQDLLESQGHFNSHRQGSGDNNINSRVNRTQASCFSNNYMMGDLRHNQSFQQVGSNGFPLRSTHPFGHSVVPLLDSYDMFSYDDLSHLYPYFNDMMYGDNSFSGFVPTFGFQRPIKTRSGPASELHIRLEECYEQWRALEKERKKD; translated from the exons AGTGAAGACAGTGTTGACCTAAGGCAGACCTATACTCCACTTTCTTCATCAGCAGAATATTCAAGTTCTATAGATTCTTCACTTTTCTATGCACCATGGTCTACTTATGGAGATGATACTAAACAGCCTTCTAATTCTCAGATCAATGTAAAGAACAG gattCAAACGGAAAGAAATGACTATGGCAGTGAAACAGACTTATATGGACTTGTGTCTAACATTTTGGAAGAACAAGACAAGTCACAGCCATATTTTGCTGAGGG GACCTGCTCCTCCAATTTAAAGTCAGTTTGGCCAGTGAACACAAGCAGATTTGCAGATCACCATGACCTCTTAACAGAAACCAAAAGGCCAATAGATACAGCCATCTCTCAGCAAGCTTTTTATAGTGGTGAATCTGTGTCAGCAGTGGAAAAGCAATACCTGCATAATAGTAATCTAACACCACAGCAAAAAATAGATGAACTTTATCATGGATTTACTGGGTTAGACCTTGAAGAACAATGGATGTACCCCTCACGAAGTGATCATTCTAATTGTTACAATATCCAGACAAATGATACAGCTAAGACAACATTCCAAGATTTTCCATTTATCAAAAACTGTTTTACATCACAGACTGGTCTGTCTGACATCATGAAAGAATCAGGAATTGATACTTACTCttatggaagagagaaaatatgtgcTAAAGGTCTTGAAGCACCATTACAGCAAAAAAGGGCAGAGATGTTTCTTTCTCAATTTAATAGATACAGCGAAAACACAGATTATTGTAGATACCCAGAATATGTTCATCCTAATAAGGTTAAGCTTAATAAGTGTTCAAATTTTAATGTCCAGGATAGTAAAAAATTAGCCAATGGCACACCTGAAATACCAACTGTAGAAGCAGACACATACACAAAGTTATTTCAGGTTAAACcagcaaatcagaaaaaaatggaagagacaaTAGCTGACCAGCAGAATTTCACATTTCCAAAAACCACACCACGTCTGACAGAAAAACAGTTGGCAAATGAGGCAGCTTTCACTGCTGATTTTGGCTTAAAATCAGAATATGGACTAAAACCTCATGCGGGTTGTCCAGCTAATAATGATTTTGCTAATGTCACAGAAAAACAACAGTTTACTAAACCTGACCCCTCAAATTCTGAGTATTTTAAATCTGTGAATTTATTATCAAACTCAGCAACACCTTCAGGAGGTATCAGCTTAAACAGACCAACCTGGATGAATgtccaaacaaaaaataacactCCTATTCCTTATCGAAATCAAGGTAACTTGATGAAATTAAATAGTCACTTAAGTGTAGCTTCTAAAGGTTCTAACCATTCTTCAGATTTCCCCCAACTATCATCCACAAATTTAACCCCAAATAGCAGTTTATTTCAGAAGTATTGCCAAGAAAATCCTTCAGCATTTTCTAGTTTTGATTTCAGTTACAATGGTGCAGAAAGAATTCAATCTGTCAATCACATGGAAGGACTGACAAAGACTGGAGAAGAAAATCTCTTTGAATCAGTtactgataaaaaaataaagcagccaAATGGATTTTGTGATAACTATGCAACTCAGCAGTATGGGATcattgaaaatgtaaacaaacataattttcaaGCTAAGTCTCAGAGTGGACATTATGATGCTGAGGAAGGTCCAAAGCACTTAGATGGCTTATCTCAACATACGTATCAAGATCTGTTGGAGTCACAGGGTCATTTTAATAGCCACAGACAGGGAAGTGGAGACAACAATATTAATAGCCGTGTGAATCGCACACAGGCATCATGCTTTTCTAATAATTATATGATGGGAGATTTAAGGCATAATCAGAGTTTTCAACAAGTTGGTTCAAATGGGTTTCCCCTAAGATCCACTCACCCATTTGGCCATTCAGTTGTTCCACTGTTGGATTCTTACGATATGTTTTCTTACGATGACTTAAGCCATTTGTACCCTTATTTTAATGATATGATGTATGGTGATAATTCGTTTTCTGGTTTCGTGCCAACTTTTGGATTTCAAAGACCAATTAAAACCCGTAGTGGACCAGCCAGTGAACTTCATATTCGACTAGAAGAGTGCTATGAACAATGGAGAGCattagaaaaggagagaaaaaa agACTGA